The genome window GATTTGCATGTTAGCTTTTCGGGAGATTTTCTCTCATCTTCACCATTTGAGAAAAGACTTGTATAAATATTTCTCGCCAAGGTTTTGTTATATGCATTTTTCTCACTTTGGATATAGGACTGAAGACTCTTTTGCGAAGCTTGTTCTTCGTTCTGGAATTTCTTCCATAGAGTTGTGATCAGCGCATCGGCTAGTCGGTATTCTTGAGGTTTGAGTCTGAGTTGGTAGAGAACTGCCGCAACTCCCTGCTTACTTTTCTTCTTAAGAAAGTACTCACAGATAAATAGATACGAGTCAATTTCTTGCGATACAGATAATCCTGTTGGTAATTCTACCTTATCAGTTTTATCAGTCTCGAAAACAAAAATCCCGTCAACATAGAGTTTGCTTGTCTTACCCGATTGAAACCAACCGGTAGTCTCTCTGCTATAAACTGGACTAAGAACTAAATGCGATAGAAGACAAAAAAATAAAATCCTGTAAATCAATGAACTCCTTCTCTTTTCAGATCCCTGCTCATAAGATCTTTTACCACCATACGCGGATCTTTGTCTTCGTACAGCATTTTGTAAACCTCTTGGGTTATCGCCATCTCCACACCAAGTTTGTCGGCAAGTTCTTTTGCAGACTTTGTAGTCTTCACGCCTTCGGCGACTTCATTCATAGATTCAAGAATTGCCGCAAGCTTCTCTCCTTTTCCAAGGCGAAAACCAACAGTTCTATTTCTGGATGCCTCACCACAGCATGTAAGAACTAGATCTCCCATACCGGATGGTCCAAGAAAAGTCATAGGATCAGCTCCCATTTTGAGACCCATGCGAGAAATTTCTGTAAGCCCGCGAGTGATAAGAGCTGCACGAGTATTCTGTCCAAAACCAAGTCCATCCGCAACACCTGCTGCGATGGCAATCACGTTCTTAAGCGCACCACCAACTTCAACACCAACAACATCGGGAGTCCAATAGGTTCGAAAATATGTGAAACTAAAAATTTCCTGAACTCGTCTTGCCGTTGCTTCATTCTTAGATGCAATGGAAACAATTGTTGGAACTTTGCTTACGATTTCTTTTGCAAATGATGGACCAGATAGATAAGATAGTTGAGAATGAAAGCTTCCTGGAAGTTCTGATTCAAAAATCTCTGATACCAAGCGTAACGAATCATTCTCAATTCCTTTGCTTGCAGACACAATGGGAATCTTGGGTGGAATGATATCTTTTATTTTATGAATGATTTCAGATAATGCATGAGATGGAGGAGCAGAGACTATCATATCCTTGCCAACAACAACGGATTCTAGGTCGGTGCTTGCAGTAAGTTTGTCTGGAAGAATCAAATCCTTAAGATGTCTGAAATTGCGGTGCTCTTTGTTGATTGAGAGAGCAAGCTCCTGACTACGTGTCCACAAAACTACATCATATCCCTTGTCTGCCAAAAGACTTCCAAGTGCCGTCCCAAAACTGCCTGATCCAATTACGCCGATTTTCATTAGATTATAAAATCTAATTTAGCTTTCCAAAATGGCAACTGAAAATAATTTTAATTTAAATGATTTTAAATGACCTCTGGAAATTGAATCCGGTTCGATTGCTCTGGGAGACAACCAACTCACTTCCTGGAATGAAGAGCAATTACAAGGTCACTTTGTTTCTGAACAATATTTCCCATGTTGTTCGTAAGAAAATCGTCGATAAACGCAAAGATCTACTCAATCTACGTCTCAGCTCTCATAATGGAGAAGTTATATTAGAAGGTGAATACGATCCAACAAGCTATTTCTGGGCAAAATTCTTAAGGATTCGGTTGATTCATTACCAAGCAAAATTGAAAGTAGTCTCATTGGATGGAAATGTTGTAAGATTCAAATTCACTTCCTATTCGCTGGACAATCCAGGTAGAAAAAAATGGGATCTGGTTCGATTCTTTTCTCGCTTCGATCCCATTCATAAAAGGAGAATTTTGAACACCATCGTAAATGGATTTCCAAATGTCCTTAGATTGACTCCCATTCAATGGGAAGTGCTATTTAACCTTAATTACTTTCTAGAACAAGTTCCCAGTCTTGCAGGAAAAATTAACGTTGTATCAGCACAGCCAACAGATGGAACTGTGGTATTTCAATTGCGTTCAGGAACAATTCTCAAACCACTTATGGATTTACTAGGTCCACAATATATAAAAATTGAATATACTGGTGACGGATTTATGGATATCATATCGTGAAAATCATTTATCTCACCGACATCCACGATGGATTGCAAGGTCTCAAGACAATTCTGACTGAGACTGAAGCAGATTTATATTTATTCTCTGGTGATATCATATATAAGGCATTTTTTTCGGATGATCGAATTATAGATTTCTGTGGTCTTCAAGAAGAATTCTATGGATACCTCACAGGCAACTTAGCCGACCTTAAGCCATATGATTTTGCAACTCGAGTGATTCGATTCCCCAATAAATACACTCCTGAGCAAGTCAAGAAAGCCTATCTCTATAGAGACTTATTTCAGTTAGCTGCTAAGACAATGAAAGAAAAATACGGACTCATTGAAGCACTCATTCAGAAATATGGGAAGTCACAAGTCTTCGCCTTACCAGGCAACTACGATATTGATTTGCAATACACAGCACTCTACGAAAGAGATCTACATAGAAAGTCATTTGACTTCAAAGGATTTAAACTCAGCGGATATGGTGGAGCACCAATTGCAACATCGGGAATTCCAGAAAAACTTGCCGTTGTATTTCATGAGTATATCCGCAATGGAAAAAATTATAGCGAACCCGAAGAATTTTTCGAAGAAGAGAAACCAGATATATGCGTAATCCACAATCCTGCATTTGGTTATTTTGATAAGATCCCCGGAGTAGGAAATGTTGGATCTCAAGGTATACGAAGATATCTGGACGATTATGATCCTATTCTTGTTGTCTCAGGCCATGTTCATGAAGACCAAGGAGTTCAACGCAAGAAGAACACTGTGTTCGTCAATCCTTCTAATTTTGGAGCCGTAGACTCAATTGCTGGTTTTCAGCATGGCGGATACTATGCAGAAATTTTTATTGAAAATCGAAGAGTCCAAAATGTAAACCTAATGCGGGTTATAGATAAAAAACCATTCAAATTGATTGAAGTTGTAAATGAAGAACACGGTCTGGAGATCACCAAAACCTATGATGAGAATGATGTAGATCCTGCCGCTTTCGTGAGGAAGTAGTGATTACATTTCTTACCCTATCTGCGGTTCTAGCTACTGTTGCCTTTTTTCTATATATGTTATCAGCCTATGATAATAAAAATATGGATCGTTCGTCTTCACAGAGAGAAGCAGAAGAGAACAAATTCCGAGCAGCCGATCCCAAAAAAATCTATAGCAAAGAATGGGATCCCAATGTTCAGAGACCACGAATCTGTCCAGCTTGCGGAACTTTTCTCAAAAAAGATGAATATCTGTATGCTGCAATATCCGAATATACGAATTCGGAAGGCAAAAGGCAGGCTCATATCTATGGTTGCAAATATTGCTACTTGGGTGAAGCCAATTCAGAAGGAATCCAGAGACAGCCTCGACCGATGGAAGATTTATAGTCATGTCCTTGGATTTCAATTCTCCTTTAACTTATATTAAGGGAATAGGTACAAAAAAAGCTGATGTATTAACTAGCATCGGACTTACGAATATTAAAGATTTACTATATTATTTTCCTAGAAGATACTTAGATCGTAATATAACTGAAAATATCATCCTAAAGCAAGGTGAAGTGGTCACCCTTCTTGGAACAGTAACCGATTCTTATCTTGCCCACGGCAAAAAAACAAGATTGGTTGTCGGATTTCGCACGAAGAACAATGAAAAAATCCAATTGGTTTTCTTTAAGGGTGCGAACTTTTTCCAAAAGCAAATGATTAAGGATCGCAATCTTGCCGTAACAGGAAAATTGGAATTCTTCAGAGGATTTCAAATCGTGCATCCTGATTTTGAAATATTGGATGCAGATCCAGATGAAGCAGACACCAAGCATCTATTGCATACAGGTAGAATTATACCGCTCTATCCATCTTCGGAGTCTCTCAAAAAGGAAGGAATGGATTCTAGAGGATTTCGTCGTGCAATCGGACAAGTTATTGAATCCGATATCAAGATTCCAGAAATTCTAGATTCTACTCTACTCAAGAAGAGAAATCTTATTGATCGCGCATCTGCCTTAAGGAATATTCATTTTCCTGAATCTGATGAGCAGTGGCAGATAGCGTCCGTTAGATTAAAGTACGAAGAGATATTCTATTTCCAATTGCTACTCATCCACAAGATGCAGCTTCGCAAAAGAATCAAGCGACAACTTTGGCCATTACCGACGTCGCAGTCGAGTAAGACACTGTTAAGCAATCTACCGTTCGAACTGACAATAGACCAGAAGAATGCGATAGAAAAAATCAAATCTCTGACTTCATTCGATCTTCCAATGGCTTGTCTTCTCCAAGGGGATGTCGGCTCAGGTAAAACACTCACTGCTCTAAGTCTAGCTCTACATTATACTGATAATAATATTCAAGTTGTTTTCCTTGCTCCAACGGAGATACTTGCAAGACAACATTACCAATCTATTTCCAAATATATGGGCAATTTACCATTTCTTGGCATCGAACTACTATTAGGTGGAGAACCCAAAAAACCCAGAGCGGAAAAATTGTATCGAATCAAAACGGGTGAAAGTTTAATCATTGTTGGAACTCATAGTCTTTTTCAAGATGATGTAACTTTTCATGAGATGGGTTTGGTGATTATTGATGAGCAACATAAATTTGGTGTAGAACAGAGAGAGAATATTCGCTCCAAAGGCAAAAATCCAGATGTGATAGCGATGACAGCAACGCCGATACCAAGAACTCTATCACTCACTCTTTATGGGGATCTAGATCTGATCACGATTCCCAACAAACCTGCAGGACGACAACCCATTGATACGCATTGGTTTTTCGATGACAAGAGAGAAGGTGTTTATAAATCCATTCGTAAGTATGTAAGCCAAGGAAGACAATGTTATATTGTCTATCCTTTGGTTGAAGAATCAGAAAAATTGGATCTCAATTCTTGCATTCAATCCTATGAATTGCTGCGTAAAGAAATTTTTCCTGATCTAGAGATTGGTTTACTTCATGGCAAAATGAAAAATCAAGAAAAGGCCGCAGTAATGGACGATTTCAAGAATGGAAAAATCAATATTCTCGTAACGACAACTGTTGTCGAAGTGGGAGTGGATGTTCCCAATGCGAGCGTTCTTGTTGTCGAACATGCGGACAGATTTGGACTCAGCCAATTGCACCAATTGAGAGGACGAGTTGGTCGAGGAAGTCATAAGAGTTTCTGTATTCTATTGACAGGTAAACATATATCCATGATCGGCAAAGAAAGATTGACTGCGCTTACGGAGACGGAAGATGGTTTTAAATTATCTGAAGTGGATCTCAAACTTCGAGGACCTGGAGAATTATTGGGGCTTCGTCAATCAGGTTTGCCTGAATTCAAAATTGCTGATATTCAATCAGATGAAGGATTGTTTCAAGATGCGAGAGCTGATGCTCTGCGTTTCGGAGAACCTGGCCCACTTGAACGCGAGGAGATTAAATCTCGCTTCCAAGAGGGCAGAATTCTATTTAGAAATTAAATTATTGGATCAATAATTAATTTCCTTTCTCTTGCGTTGCAAGTATATCCACCGATATCAGCGGTAACTAGATTGATGATTAAGGCATCATTTGCACATTCATCGATATCCGTTTTCTCGTAATAGCGATCGTCATTGATTCCAGTCAACTGATCCGTTAGAATTACGATGATATCATCTGCATTGTTGCCATCTATCTCAGCTGCAGCACCAATCAATGCACTAGTAAAAATCTGATCCTTGGCAGCATCTCCTTTGATAACACCATCCCATGGATATGTGATATTAATTGTGTCCAAGAGTATACAATTTGTTGCGATAAACATCACCAACATAAAACCTAGTATTTTTTTCATAATAATTTTGACCTCGTCTATTTTTACAAGTAGTCAATAATCCACGAATATTTTAAAGTCAAAAAAAACATTTAGGATTTATTTAGATGAAAGGCTCTCAAAATTCGCGAACATATTTAGTCATATTTTTAATCTTAATCAATAATTACTGTTCAGTGGAGACAAACCCACTTCAGGAAAAAAATTCCAAAAAAAATATTGCAGTTGCATTACAGAATTTATTCCAAAAGGCAGGCAGTAAGACAAATTTTCTTCAAGGAAAATTTGAAAGCAAAAATACCTTGCGAGAATTCCAAAATCCAGGTGATACACGAATTCATGGACTAATCCCCGAAGTTTATAATAAATGGATTGAAATGCTTACAGCATTTGAGAAAGAAAAAAGCCCTAACTACAAACAGACGATGTTTATTGTTTCGAGTTTTCGAAACTATAAGCACCAGAAAGCGATCTGGGAATCAAAATACACAGGCTCTAAACCCATGCGAGAACCAATCAAAGGCAAGACTCCGAAAGAAATTATTGACTTAATTCTAGAATTTTCCAGTGCACCAGGAACATCCAGACATCATTGGGGCACAGATTTCGATATAAATTCCCTTGATAATGGATACTTTGAAAAGGGAGGAAAAGGTTACGAATTGTATTCGTGGATGACTAAAAATGCATCTAGATTTGGTTTCTGCCAGCCTTACAATTCTCTCTCCTTGAGAAATGGAGTTGGATACCATGAGGAAAAATGGCATTGGTCTTATAGACCCTTAGCAAGTGAACTCAGAAATCTTTGGATTCAAGAATTCAAAAGTGGAAACATCAAAATGTCTGACTACAAAGGTTCCGATGTGCTCGGAGATCGCGCATTAGATTACGTTTCCTCCGTTGCATTGGAATGCCAGTAAGAAATAAATTTCTAATATGAAAAGATTTATCGGGAGCTGGCGTTGATCGCTAGTTTACTATTAGAGCAAAAGAAAATTATTTTTCCAAGCCTACCTACTTCGCAATTCCAGTAGAAATGTCAAGAGGGGCAATACGATTTCGAGTAGATCCACCCATCGTGCTAAATTCTCCGCCTGCATAGATAATGGAATCGTTCACAACAAGGGATTTCACCGAAGCATTTGCATTCGGATTCCAGACAGTTGCAAGTCCGGTAGTGGCATCAAGTGCGGCAATATAATTTCTAGTTGAACCACCAATTGTAGTAAAGGCTCCACCTGCGTAGACTGTTGAGCCACTAAAAGCTAAGGAAAAAACGTTGCCACTTGCATTGGGGTTCCAGGCTGTAGCAAGCCCCGTGGTGGCATCGAGGGCAGCAATACGATTGCGCGCTGATCCTCCTATTGTGGTAAAGATTCCGCTTGCGTAGACTGTGGAGCCGATCACAGCTAAGGATCTAACAGAAGCACTCGCATTCGGGTTCCAGGCAGATGCAAGCCCAGTAGTCGCATCAAGGGCGGCGATGCGACTCCTTGCGGATCCTCCGATTGTTGCAAAATCTCCACCAGCGTAAACTGTTGAGCCGATCACAGCTAAGGAAAAAACGTTGCCACTTGCATCAGGGTTCCAGGCTGTAGCGAGCCCCGTGGTGGCATCGAGAGCCGCAATACGATTGCGTGCTGATCCTCCGATTGTTGTAAATGCTCCCCCCACATAGACCGTAGAACCATTGACAAAAAGGGAATAAACGTTGCTGCTTGAATTGGGGTTCCATGCTGTAGCGAGTCCTGTTGTCGCATCGAGTGCGGCAATACGATTTCTCACAGAACCTCCGATTGTGGTAAAGGAACCTCCTGCATAAATCGTAGATCCGCTCACAGTAAGGAAATCAACTGCGATATTCGCATCAGGGTTCCAAGCAGTTGCAAGCCCGGTGGTTACATCGAGGGCGGCAATACGGTTTCTCGTGGAACCTCCCATCGTTGTAAAGGAACCTCCTGCATAAATTGTCGAGCCGCTCACAGACAAGGACGAAACTCCATCACTTGCATTAGGGTTCCAAGCAGTTGCAAGTCCGGTAGTGGCATCAATAGCGGCGATATGATTTCTCGTTGAACCACCGATTGTTGTAAAGATTCCACCCGCGTAGACTGTTACGCCACTTATAGCTAAGGACAATACATAGTTATTCGAATCAGGGTTCCAGGCAGTCGCAAGCCCCGTTGTTGCATCCAGAGCCGCAATGTAATTTCGAGCAGATCCACCTATTGTGGTAAAACGCCCCCCTGCGTAAACTACTGATCCGCTTAATGCAAGGGATCTTACGTCTGCGCTCGAGTCAGGGTTCCAAGCTGTTGCAATCCCTGTTGTAGCATCCAGAGCCGCAATGCTATTTCGCGCTGCTCCGCCAATTATGGTAAAGTCTCCACCTGCGTAGACTATAGATCCATTCACAGCGAGAGTTCTTAAGGAGGCATCAGCATCGGGATTCCAAGCAGTTGCAAGCCCTGTTGTAACATCGAGGGCAGCGATTCGATTCCGAGCCGATCCTCCAATTGTGGTAAAGTCTCCACCAGCATAGACTGTTGATCCGCTTACCACTAGGGCTCTCACATCTGCACTCGCATTCGGGTTCCAGGCTGTAGCGAGCCCCGTGGAGGCATCGAGAGCCGCAATACGATTGCGTGCTGATCCTCCGATTGTTGTAAATGCTCCCCCAGCGTAGACCGTAGTTCCGCTCACAACAAGGGATAAAACAGTGCTATTTGCATTGGCATTCCATG of Leptospira sp. GIMC2001 contains these proteins:
- a CDS encoding NAD(P)H-dependent glycerol-3-phosphate dehydrogenase; this translates as MKIGVIGSGSFGTALGSLLADKGYDVVLWTRSQELALSINKEHRNFRHLKDLILPDKLTASTDLESVVVGKDMIVSAPPSHALSEIIHKIKDIIPPKIPIVSASKGIENDSLRLVSEIFESELPGSFHSQLSYLSGPSFAKEIVSKVPTIVSIASKNEATARRVQEIFSFTYFRTYWTPDVVGVEVGGALKNVIAIAAGVADGLGFGQNTRAALITRGLTEISRMGLKMGADPMTFLGPSGMGDLVLTCCGEASRNRTVGFRLGKGEKLAAILESMNEVAEGVKTTKSAKELADKLGVEMAITQEVYKMLYEDKDPRMVVKDLMSRDLKREGVH
- a CDS encoding metallophosphoesterase family protein, whose product is MKIIYLTDIHDGLQGLKTILTETEADLYLFSGDIIYKAFFSDDRIIDFCGLQEEFYGYLTGNLADLKPYDFATRVIRFPNKYTPEQVKKAYLYRDLFQLAAKTMKEKYGLIEALIQKYGKSQVFALPGNYDIDLQYTALYERDLHRKSFDFKGFKLSGYGGAPIATSGIPEKLAVVFHEYIRNGKNYSEPEEFFEEEKPDICVIHNPAFGYFDKIPGVGNVGSQGIRRYLDDYDPILVVSGHVHEDQGVQRKKNTVFVNPSNFGAVDSIAGFQHGGYYAEIFIENRRVQNVNLMRVIDKKPFKLIEVVNEEHGLEITKTYDENDVDPAAFVRK
- the recG gene encoding ATP-dependent DNA helicase RecG, with the protein product MSLDFNSPLTYIKGIGTKKADVLTSIGLTNIKDLLYYFPRRYLDRNITENIILKQGEVVTLLGTVTDSYLAHGKKTRLVVGFRTKNNEKIQLVFFKGANFFQKQMIKDRNLAVTGKLEFFRGFQIVHPDFEILDADPDEADTKHLLHTGRIIPLYPSSESLKKEGMDSRGFRRAIGQVIESDIKIPEILDSTLLKKRNLIDRASALRNIHFPESDEQWQIASVRLKYEEIFYFQLLLIHKMQLRKRIKRQLWPLPTSQSSKTLLSNLPFELTIDQKNAIEKIKSLTSFDLPMACLLQGDVGSGKTLTALSLALHYTDNNIQVVFLAPTEILARQHYQSISKYMGNLPFLGIELLLGGEPKKPRAEKLYRIKTGESLIIVGTHSLFQDDVTFHEMGLVIIDEQHKFGVEQRENIRSKGKNPDVIAMTATPIPRTLSLTLYGDLDLITIPNKPAGRQPIDTHWFFDDKREGVYKSIRKYVSQGRQCYIVYPLVEESEKLDLNSCIQSYELLRKEIFPDLEIGLLHGKMKNQEKAAVMDDFKNGKINILVTTTVVEVGVDVPNASVLVVEHADRFGLSQLHQLRGRVGRGSHKSFCILLTGKHISMIGKERLTALTETEDGFKLSEVDLKLRGPGELLGLRQSGLPEFKIADIQSDEGLFQDARADALRFGEPGPLEREEIKSRFQEGRILFRN
- a CDS encoding TIGR04452 family lipoprotein, yielding MKKILGFMLVMFIATNCILLDTINITYPWDGVIKGDAAKDQIFTSALIGAAAEIDGNNADDIIVILTDQLTGINDDRYYEKTDIDECANDALIINLVTADIGGYTCNARERKLIIDPII
- a CDS encoding M15 family metallopeptidase gives rise to the protein MAVALQNLFQKAGSKTNFLQGKFESKNTLREFQNPGDTRIHGLIPEVYNKWIEMLTAFEKEKSPNYKQTMFIVSSFRNYKHQKAIWESKYTGSKPMREPIKGKTPKEIIDLILEFSSAPGTSRHHWGTDFDINSLDNGYFEKGGKGYELYSWMTKNASRFGFCQPYNSLSLRNGVGYHEEKWHWSYRPLASELRNLWIQEFKSGNIKMSDYKGSDVLGDRALDYVSSVALECQ
- a CDS encoding beta strand repeat-containing protein, whose translation is MKPNLIISVCVVSAFLQMFSCKAENLDNPCDPNSKSFTETILLKVLLGDTQFFCGIGSNSNAETTTNPDSSSEDSETESNWWITNGTVNAIVKSDNILYIGGEFTVVGPNIGSGANIDMTSGEVKPKSSCPFTQSNGTIEAVASDGNGGFYIGGNFTVVQSQPRSNIARLRPDCTLDPAWNANANSTVLSLVVSGTTVYAGGAFTTIGGSARNRIAALDASTGLATAWNPNASADVRALVVSGSTVYAGGDFTTIGGSARNRIAALDVTTGLATAWNPDADASLRTLAVNGSIVYAGGDFTIIGGAARNSIAALDATTGIATAWNPDSSADVRSLALSGSVVYAGGRFTTIGGSARNYIAALDATTGLATAWNPDSNNYVLSLAISGVTVYAGGIFTTIGGSTRNHIAAIDATTGLATAWNPNASDGVSSLSVSGSTIYAGGSFTTMGGSTRNRIAALDVTTGLATAWNPDANIAVDFLTVSGSTIYAGGSFTTIGGSVRNRIAALDATTGLATAWNPNSSSNVYSLFVNGSTVYVGGAFTTIGGSARNRIAALDATTGLATAWNPDASGNVFSLAVIGSTVYAGGDFATIGGSARSRIAALDATTGLASAWNPNASASVRSLAVIGSTVYASGIFTTIGGSARNRIAALDATTGLATAWNPNASGNVFSLAFSGSTVYAGGAFTTIGGSTRNYIAALDATTGLATVWNPNANASVKSLVVNDSIIYAGGEFSTMGGSTRNRIAPLDISTGIAK